The stretch of DNA GCGAGCACGCCAGCGAAGTGGGACTGAGCGATCACTCCGCCGGCGATGACCTACGAGCGTCGAAGCTGGCAATCGCGCTGGGCGCCGATTGGATCGAACGGCATTTCATACTCTCGCGATCGCAGCCAGCCAAGGACGCGGCGGTCTCCATTGATCCGGCGGGCCTGAAGGAGTTGGTCGAAGCCGCCAAGGATCCCCGGCCGCATCTGGCCTTGGCCGATGAGTTCCCAGAACTGTTGGGAGACGAACAGCCCGAGCTATCCGGCAAGGTGACTGGACTGCGCGAGTTTTATTGTGGTCGCTGGGGCGACAATCGTTAGTCACGACGGCCGCCGGCAATAGGAGCCGACCGCGAACTGAGGAGTTAGAGATATGAAATCGATGCCCACCGCGGCCACCGAGTCGCTATTTCCTTATGAGCAAGCAGACTACGAAGGCCTGCCGTGCAACTCCTGTGGCGGCGTGGGCCAGCGCACCATCGCCAAGCGCGACCGCAACGGCCTGGCGGTTCGGTCGGTGATCTGCAACCACTGCGGATTGATCTACCTGAGTCCTCGCATGACGCCGCAATGGTATGGGCTTTACTATCAAAAGGAGTATCGGCGGCAGATGGCGGCGTTCAAGGGGCAGCCGACCGGCAAGCCGGTGAACCACGACAAAATGTTTGCCGCGCAGCGCCGCCGTGGCGAGTGGCTGGTGCAATACCTCCAGCGGCATGGTCAGCCCAATCCGGCGCGCGTGCTTGAAGTTGGCTCCAGCACAGGCGGCATGCTGCGCGCCTTGGCGGATCGCTGCGGTTCCCAAGTCATGGGTGTCGAGCCTTCGCCGGTCGAGGCGCAATACGCCAGCGAACATGGCGTGCCGACCGAGGTGGGTTTGTTCGAGCAGTTTTCGCTCGACGCCGACCGCCAGTTCGACCTGGTGATTTGCACGCAATCGTTCAATCACTTGCTCGATCCGCGCGGCATGGCCGAGCGCATTCGAGCGTGCCTGTCTCCTGGTGGCCTGTTCTTTCTGGAGTGCCAGGACTTCTTCGCCGTGCTGCAAAATCGAAGTTGCCTGGAACAGGCGATTCAAATCGATCACGTCTTCATGTTCACCCCCGCCACTTTGGCGGCCATTGTGGAGGCGGCGGGCTTTGCGGTGCTGCCAGAAACTTTGCTGCGCGATCGCTTTCAGTCGCCCGCCGCTTTGGCCGCGCAAAAGGAATTTGGCGTGCCGAGCCTGCACACGCGGTTGCTCGCTCGGCCGGGCCAGTCGCAGCACAGTGGCGGCAGCAGCTTTGCCGAAATCTACGCCGAGTTGTGCGAGTTGGAGCGCGCCGTCGCCGAGCGCGAGCGACAGGTTCGCTACGACAAGTTGTATCAAAGCGTCAAGCAGTTTCCGATTCGCGCCATGCGCCGCGTGCGCAGAGTCGGTCAGCAGTTGCTCAGAAAGGCGGCGTAGCCCGCGCGCCGCTCAACATAAATTGCCAGGAGTCCTCACCCATGAAAAAAGTGGCCGTCGTTGTCGCCAGCCGCGCGAACTACGCCCGCGTCAAGACCGTGCTGCGAGCGCTGCAAGATAGTCCCGACGTCGAGTTGCAACTGATCGTCGGCGCGTCCGCGCTGTTGCATCGTTATGGCAACGCGGTGAGCGTCATCGAGAATGACGGCTTTGAGCCGGTGGCCAAGGTGCAGTTTCTCATCGAAGGCGAAACGCCCGCCACGATGGCCAAGAGCACCGGCCTGGCGATGATCGAGCTTTCGTCGATCTTCGAACGCCTCGCCCCGGATTGCGTGGTCACCGTCGCCGATCGCTATGAGACGTTGGCCACCGCGGTGTCGGCCAGTTACATGAACATTCCGGTCGCGCACACCCAAGGCGGCGAGGTCACCGGATCGATCGATGAGAGCGTGCGCCATGCGATCACCAAGCTCTCGCACTTGCACTTTCCCGCCACGGAGGTTGCCCGCCAGCGGCTCTTGTCGATGGGCGAGCACCCTGAATGGGTTTTTCACTCCGGCTGCCCCGCGATCGACTTGATTCTCGAAACCGACCTCACCCAATGTCCGCAGGCGGTGCTGTCGCGTTATGGCGGCACCGGCGAGAAGCTCGACCTGTCGAAGCCTTATCTCTTGGTCATGCAGCACCCCGTGACCACCGAGTTCACACAGGCGCTTCAGCAGATTCAGGAGACGATCAAAGCTCTGGAAAAGCTGCGCATGCAAACAATCATGCTGTGGCCCAATGCCGACGCGGGCAGCGACGACGTGGCCAAAGGCATGCGACTTTATCGCGAGCAGCTCAAGCCGGAGTATGTGCATTTTTACCGCAACTTCACGCCCGAGGATTTTCTGGTGCTGATGCACAACGCTGCTTGCATGATCGGCAATAGCAGTTCGGCGATTCGCGAAGGGGCCTTTCTTGGCATGCCGGCGGTGAATGTGGGAAATCGGCAAAACGCCCGCGAACGAGGGCGCAACGTGCTCGACGCGCACTACGATGCCGCGGAGATCGTCACCGCAGTGCGCCGCCATCTGGCGATCGGCCGCTATCCGTCGGATCACCTCTATGGCGACGGGCATGCGGGGGAGCGCATTGCCCAGATTCTCACCGTCACCGAGCGGGCCGCGGTGCCGATTCAAAAGACGCTCTATACCCCACAGCTTTCCGAGCCGATGCGGTATCGACGTACCGCCTAGCTTACGCTACAAATCCGCCATGAATTCCGACCTGTCGCGCTGGGGACAGGTCAATTGCCGGGTCACGGAAGACCAACTATGCAGGCCACAGCCACTTCGACTGCCGCGCTGCGCAAACGCCGCGCGACTCCTACGGACACTTCAAGCGCAAAAACTCGCCGACCACGGTTGGCGATTGTCGTCGGCATGGGCTGGGGCGTGCGCAACTACCTGCTTGGCGACACGTATCGTCTGCTCAAAGAGCGATACGACATCATCATTCTCAGCCCCTACGCGGAACTGCCAGACTTTGTAGAGCGCTTTGCGCCCGACAACACTGCGGTGTACGGACGGTTCGATCTCAAGCCCAAAAAGTCGATGCGGTTCTATGAGAATCTGGCGGTCGCGGCCTTCTATCACCGCCGTCCCACCAACGCCCGCGACAACAAGCTGCGCGAGATGCGCAACAAGCTCACCAAGTACAAGTCGCGGGGGCTCGCGGTGCGGCTCTGGCAACAGGCCATCGATTGGTGTTGGCGTCGCCCAGCGCACCTGGTGGCTCCGTACTGCTGTCCGCTCGTCATACGGCTCTATCGCCACATGCTGGCCAAGCATTGGGATCTGATTCCCGAGATGCGGCAGGTGATCGCGCGCGAACGCGTGGACGCCGTGTTCTCCACCAACTTTGTCGAACCGTGGGAATGGGCCGTGTCGATGGCCGCCGCCGAGGTCAATCTGCCGGTGGTCACTGCCATCACCTCTTGGGACAACCCCACCACGAAAAAGTTCCCCATCTGCGACTATGCCGGCTATTTGGCCTGGAGTCCGCAAATGCGACAGGAACTAGTCGACCATATCGGTGTGGCTGACGAGAGCCGAATCCGCGTCATCGGCGCGCCGCAGTTCGATTTCTATTTCAATCCCGCGTATCACCAAAGCCGTGAAGAGTTTTGCCGACAGTACGGACTCGATCCCCAGCGCAAGATCGTGGTCTACTCCACGGTCACGCCGGGCCTGATGCCCGACAACCCGGATGTTGTGCGTCACGTTCATGATTATTGGAAGAGCCAACTGCCCGGCAATCCGCAGCTCTTGGTCCGCTTGCATCCCAAGGACCGCATGGAGCGATACGAAGCGCTGCGCGACGACCCAGATCGGAGCGACATTGTGTGGACGCTGGCGGGCAATCCGCGCATCGCCGCCAAGGATCAATGGTGCCCCGACCACGACGACATGGTGCGCGCGGTGAACACCGTTCGGCATGGCGACGTGAACATTCACGCGGGCTACTCGACGATGATGCTCGATTTTGCGGCGCTCGATAAGCCGGTGATCATCGTGGGTTACAACAGCCAGGGATGCACCAAGCAATCTCGCACCTGGGAATCGTACGAACACCTGCAACCCGTGCTGCGCAGCGGCGCGGTCCGTGTGGCCTACGCTCCGGACGAGACGGAGCAATTGCTGCGCCGCGCGCTCGAACAGCCCGAGCTAGATAGCGCGGCGCGGCGCGAGCTAATTGAGTTTGAGTTGGGCGCCATCGACGGAGGCGCCGGACGTCGCGCCGCGGAGGCCGTCATCGAAATGGTCGATGCGGCGCTGGCGAATCGTAAGTCGTCTCACTGACCCCAACGTGCCCGGCGGCCCGCCCCGGTAGCGCTAAGAGGAGTTTCGCAATGCCCGCCGTCATTCCATACGACCCGGCCGCCATGGAACGCGTCGACGCTTGCGTTGGCTGCGGCGGCAAATTGTTGCGTCCGGTCTATCGCAACAACGACCTGACGCATCTCGACAAGCCAATGGACCCACGCTGGCGGAATAGCGACTTTGTGCTGTGCCAGCGCTGCGGCCTATTGTTCGCCCAATGGCGGCAGACGAAGCCGTTTGCCGACCACTACTATTCGTACTTCGCGGAGTATGAACATCGCTTTTACAACCAGTTTCCGCTGCCACAAGCGTATGTGCAGGGGAAGCACGTCGCGGCCGGTGAAGTAATCGCTCTGATGCAAGAGCAGGGGGTAGTCGACCCGCGGCACCGCGTCTTGCAGTTGCGCTGCGATTGCGGTGCCTTTCTAGCCCGCCTGCGGGACGAATTTGGCTACCAGCAATTGTTCGGCCTGGATTATTTCGACACCAATATCCGCTACGCGCGCGAGATCCTGAAACTCGAGAACATCGGGCAGCTATCGGCCGCTGAGTTGAACACGCCCTTCGGTCAGCAAAAGTACGATCTGATCATCTCCAATCATCAGATCACGCACGCCTTCCGGCCGGCCGAATGGTTGATCGCCACGCGCGCGCTGCTGGCGCCGGGCGGAACGGTGGTGTTCTACAACGAACAGGACCATGCTCGTGTTTTCCGCAGCCGGGGTTTGAATCGCGGCATCAACAACTTTCATAAGCAATTGCTCACCGAACGATCATTCAGCAACCTCGCGGCGATCGCCGGCCTCGATGCTCGGCTCATTGGCCTCCGCAAGAATACCATGGTCTTCATTGCCCGCGCCTGCGAACCAGTCGCCGCGGCCGCGATAACCGATAGCGGAAGCGCGCCGCTGGAAAGGGCAGTTCAAAGTTGGATTGCCAATCAACATTCCCCAACCTATCAGTTCATGCGTCGTGTGGGGCGCGCCGCCAAGCGCCTGTTGCGGGTGGCCTAGTGGGCCGCTGCATGTTCGCGCCACCACGATGCCAGCACGCCGGAAGAATTGGTGATTGATCGCGACGATGGGCCACAAGTGGCCGTCCTGATCGTTAATTTCAATTCTGGCGGCGATCTAGTTGTCTGCCTTCAGGCTTTAGCGCGCCAAACTCGGCGCCCTTGCCAGGTGCTGATTATCGACAACGCCAGCACCGACGGCTCGTGCGACGCCGCGCTAGCGCACTACCCCGGCGCGACGGTCGTTCGACTGACGCGCAACATCGGCTTCGCCGCCGCCAACAACCTGGCGGTAGCGCTGACTGCCGATTGCCAGTGGCTGGCTCTCCTCAATCCCGACGCGTTCCCCGAGCCGACCTGGTTAGCCGAGTTGACCCGCGCAGCGCTCCTTCACCCCGAGTGCGCCGCGTTCGGCAGTCGGCTGCTACTGGCGTCGAATCCCGACCGCCTGGACGGAACGGGCGACGTCTATCACGTGAGCGGCATGGCATGGCGCCGCGACGAAGGGCGCCAATCCACTGTCGCCGAAAGCGCCTCTCGCGAAATCTTCTCGCCCTGCGCGGCGGCCGCGCTCTATCAACGCGAGGCGTTTGTCGAGGTGGGGGGATTCGATTCCACCTACTTCTGTTATCACGAAGACGTCGATCTTGGTTTTCGCTTGCGACTGGCCGGCCATCAAGCGCGCTATGTGCCAGCGGCGGTCTGCCGACACGGCAGTTCCGCCACCAGCGGTCGCCGCAGCGACTTCAGCGCGTATCATGGGCATCGCAATCTGGTGTGGACCTACTGCAAGAACATGCCCACCTCGCTGGCACTGTGGTATCTGCCGCAGGCGCTGCTCATGCATCTGGCGGCTTGGCTGCGCTATCTGCCGAGAGGGCAAGGAGGCGTGGTGGCGCGGGCAAAACTCGATGCGTTGGTCCGACTGCCGGCCGTTCTACGCAAGCGCCGCGCGATTCAAAGGCGCCGCCGTGTTACCACGGGCAGTCTGGCCCGCGCGATGAGCCACGACTGGCTGGCGCCGTATACCCGCCGGTGAACGGCGACCGGCTTACCACTTTTGGCTCATGTGCTCCGCGAAGCCGAGCATGTCCTTCACTTCAATCGGTTCGCCATCGACCACCAGCGTGCCGCTGTACTTGCCGTGAATCTTATGTAGTTCGGCGGCGGCAATGGCGATCTGCTGCTTGGACTGCTGATGGTAGATCGGCTGAAAAACTAGCGACAAGCGACCATCGTCGCTGGTGAATTTCCACGGTTTCATGCGGTCCGCGGGATCGAACTCGCACGCCACGTCGCCCAGCTTGTACAGCTTGCGATCGACCAAGATCGCGTTGGCCGTTCCTCGGCGATCGTCGCCATAGCCGTGACCAAGATTGATGGCGACCAACCGCGCGCCCACCTTGCCGGCGGCCTGTCCCCAAAACCATTGCGACTCACGCGGCCAGATTCCGCGTCCCCAAT from Pirellulales bacterium encodes:
- the neuC gene encoding UDP-N-acetylglucosamine 2-epimerase (hydrolyzing), with product MKKVAVVVASRANYARVKTVLRALQDSPDVELQLIVGASALLHRYGNAVSVIENDGFEPVAKVQFLIEGETPATMAKSTGLAMIELSSIFERLAPDCVVTVADRYETLATAVSASYMNIPVAHTQGGEVTGSIDESVRHAITKLSHLHFPATEVARQRLLSMGEHPEWVFHSGCPAIDLILETDLTQCPQAVLSRYGGTGEKLDLSKPYLLVMQHPVTTEFTQALQQIQETIKALEKLRMQTIMLWPNADAGSDDVAKGMRLYREQLKPEYVHFYRNFTPEDFLVLMHNAACMIGNSSSAIREGAFLGMPAVNVGNRQNARERGRNVLDAHYDAAEIVTAVRRHLAIGRYPSDHLYGDGHAGERIAQILTVTERAAVPIQKTLYTPQLSEPMRYRRTA
- a CDS encoding glycosyltransferase family 2 protein — translated: MIDRDDGPQVAVLIVNFNSGGDLVVCLQALARQTRRPCQVLIIDNASTDGSCDAALAHYPGATVVRLTRNIGFAAANNLAVALTADCQWLALLNPDAFPEPTWLAELTRAALLHPECAAFGSRLLLASNPDRLDGTGDVYHVSGMAWRRDEGRQSTVAESASREIFSPCAAAALYQREAFVEVGGFDSTYFCYHEDVDLGFRLRLAGHQARYVPAAVCRHGSSATSGRRSDFSAYHGHRNLVWTYCKNMPTSLALWYLPQALLMHLAAWLRYLPRGQGGVVARAKLDALVRLPAVLRKRRAIQRRRRVTTGSLARAMSHDWLAPYTRR
- a CDS encoding class I SAM-dependent methyltransferase, with product MKSMPTAATESLFPYEQADYEGLPCNSCGGVGQRTIAKRDRNGLAVRSVICNHCGLIYLSPRMTPQWYGLYYQKEYRRQMAAFKGQPTGKPVNHDKMFAAQRRRGEWLVQYLQRHGQPNPARVLEVGSSTGGMLRALADRCGSQVMGVEPSPVEAQYASEHGVPTEVGLFEQFSLDADRQFDLVICTQSFNHLLDPRGMAERIRACLSPGGLFFLECQDFFAVLQNRSCLEQAIQIDHVFMFTPATLAAIVEAAGFAVLPETLLRDRFQSPAALAAQKEFGVPSLHTRLLARPGQSQHSGGSSFAEIYAELCELERAVAERERQVRYDKLYQSVKQFPIRAMRRVRRVGQQLLRKAA
- a CDS encoding class I SAM-dependent methyltransferase, whose product is MPAVIPYDPAAMERVDACVGCGGKLLRPVYRNNDLTHLDKPMDPRWRNSDFVLCQRCGLLFAQWRQTKPFADHYYSYFAEYEHRFYNQFPLPQAYVQGKHVAAGEVIALMQEQGVVDPRHRVLQLRCDCGAFLARLRDEFGYQQLFGLDYFDTNIRYAREILKLENIGQLSAAELNTPFGQQKYDLIISNHQITHAFRPAEWLIATRALLAPGGTVVFYNEQDHARVFRSRGLNRGINNFHKQLLTERSFSNLAAIAGLDARLIGLRKNTMVFIARACEPVAAAAITDSGSAPLERAVQSWIANQHSPTYQFMRRVGRAAKRLLRVA